A window of Taeniopygia guttata chromosome 25, bTaeGut7.mat, whole genome shotgun sequence genomic DNA:
GGTGCCGCTCCCCCCGCTCGGAGCCGGATCCCCGCCGCTCCTCCCCGGTAGTGcgtcccgccccgccccgctccgccgcccggTGTCCGGTATGGTCGTGTCGGTGCTCGCCGGTGTCTGCCTGGCCGCCACCCTCGCCATGTTCGCCACCGGCTTGTGAGCGaccggcggcggccccgggcgggggcgggggcgaTGCGGAGCGCACCGGGGCCGGTTGGGGGGTGCCGTGACGGCCGGGGGCGAGGGGGGACcccagggctggttttggggtgcagtgGGGGCAGTGGGGGCAATGGGGGATGGAGAACcccagggctggttttggggtgcagtgGGGGCAATGGGGTTCATGGGGATCAGGACcccagggctggttttggggtacAGTGGGGGCAATGGGGGATGATGACcccagggctggttttggggtgcagtggggacagtggggttCATGGGGGATGGAGGACcccagggctggttttggggtgcagtgGGGGCAATGGGGTTCATGGGGATCAGGACcccagggctggttttggggtacAGTGGGGGCAATGGGGGATGATGACcccagggctggttttggggtgcagtggggacagtggggttCATGGGGGATGGAGGACcccagggctggttttggggtgcagtgGGGGCaatggggagggggatttgcGGGTGCACTGGGGCTCATGGGGGATGACGACcccagggctggttttggggtgcagtgTGGGGCCTGGTGGGAGGGTTGGGGGTGCAATAGTGAGGGCACCAGAGGCATTTTTGGGGGCTGCAGTGGAGGCCGTGAAGGGACACTTGGGGGTAAAATAGGGAAGGTGTTAGGGCCAGTTTTGGGTGCAGTGGGGAGGGCTGTAGAGAGGTGTAATGGGGCCAGTTTGGGGTGCAGTGGGGAGGGCTGTAGGGAGGTGTAATGGGGCCAGTTTGGGGGTGCAGTGGGGGCCATAGGGGGGTGTAATGGGGAGGGCACCAGGGCCAGTTTGGGGTGCAGTGGGGGCCATGGGGGTGGAATTCAGAGGGCATCAGGCTGAGTTTGGGGTACAGTGGGCCATGGATGGCTGGTGCAGAGGGATTGGGGGTGGTGCTGAGTCCCATTTGGGGGTacaggggaggagagggggggGTGCAAtgcctgctggctgcagaatggagcccctcagccccaggaggCCGCTGCCCTCCGCCCTCCCCAGGTCTGACCTGCGCCAGATGTTGGCGACCAAAAGCGTGGAGAACATCCAGTTCCTGCCCTTCCTCACCACTGATGCCAAGTACAGCGGGCTCGGGGCTTGGGGAGGAGGGTCACACACATttgaggggcaggggggatcccccaggctgcagccaagtGTTTGTGCCACATCCCTGCAGCAACCTGAGCTGGCTGGGCTACGGCTGCCTGAAGGGGGACGGGACAGTGATCACCGTCAACGCCATcggggcagctctgcagaccCTCTACATCCTGGTGTATCTCTACTACAGCCCTGCCAAGGTGGGGCAGgggcctggggctgtggggagcacGGGGGATCCTCACCCTGACTGTccccctgctgtccctcccagcgccccgtgctgctgcaggtcctgctgctcctggctgtggtgGTCACTGGCTGTGGCTACTTCAGCATGCTGGTTGATGCTGGGACACGCCTGACGCGCCTGGGGCTCTTCTGCAGCGTCTTCACCATCAGCATGTACCTCTCACCGCTGGCTGACCTGGTGTGTGGGgcttggcagagctggggcttgCCAGCCCAGGCCCTGCCTGACGTTTTTCCTGCAGGCCAAGGTTGTCCGGAGCAAGTCGACGCGGTGCCTGTCCTTTCCCCTGACCGTCACCACCCTTGtggcctccagcagctggacgCTCTATGGCCTGCAGCTCCATGATCCCTACATCACAGTGGGTTGGGGAGCTCCCTGGCTGGCTGTCAGTAGCCCCTGGGGTGGTGGGATGCCAAGGggtgccatcccatcccatcccatcccatcccatcccatcccatcccatcccatcccatcccatcccatcccatcccatcccatcccatcccatcccatcccatcccatcccatcccatcccatcccatcccatcccatcccatcccatcccgttctgtccccctcctgccccatttcaccccatcccattcccatctcaCCCCACTCCATCCCCattccattcccatcccatcccagcctgtcctgtccttctccatccccaccccactgccatcccatcccattttaTCCCATGCCAGCCTATCGTAtcctttcccatccccatcctcaccccactgccatcccatcccactctATCCCATCTCATATCCCCCACCTGTCCTACTCCATTGCagtcccatccccatcccattcccatctcaCCCCACTCCATCCCCACTCCACCCCTCTCCCATCCTGTCCTATCCCATCCCTACCCCAttgccatcccatcccagcctgtcttatccttccccttccccacctcACTGCCATCCCATTTTATCCCATCCCAACCTATCCTAtccttccccatccccacccccactccatccccaccccacagccatcccatcccatcttctcccatcccatcccaccccattcccCTCTCATGGCTCAGCACTGGCCCCTTTCAGCACTGCGTGTCACCCAGCCAAGGTGACAAGGCCCAGCATGATGActgttaattttaattaattagctGGGATGGGGCCAATAAGCCTCCCCCAGCACCACAGGGGTACATCCACCATCCTCCCATGTCCTCCCGCAGGTCCCCAACGTGCCGGGGATCCTCACCAGCCTCGTGCGGTTCTGGCTCTTCCAGCGGTACAGACCAGAGCAGGGCAAGCCCTACATCCCCCTGCCTGCCTGAGGGGTCCCCAGGAGCACCCCGACTCTGGCCTGGGCTGGCCCCAGTGCCACCTTGCCCACTCCCAGTGGGACATCAGCAAGgacctgctgcctccagccctgcatccTTCAGCGAAGGCCCTGCAGCTCTCAGCGAACCCTTTGGGGTGCTGTAAGCCCCTCACACCCCAGGCTGGGGGGATAGTTTTCCGTGCCCGTGGCATGAGGATTTTGAAGGGCTTCCAGGGCTCCAGGTGTTACTTTTGTATGGATTCAAGtgccttttaataaatcagaGACTTCCCAGTGCCTGCTTCTTGTacctccctcctgctgcagaggaTGCTGCAGAGAGTTCTTGGCCCTACAGCTGCTTTGGGAGCTCTTTGTGGCCAGCCAGGGGAGCTCCTCATGGCCATAAAGGGGCTACTTGTGGGGTGGGGTCGTCCTGGCACACCCTGGGTGGGCATCAGCACTGGTGTTGGGGCCATGAGGGGaccccagggaaggcagcacTGCCCTGAGGGAGCCTCCCATCCAAAAATCTGTGCAATTGATCTGCAGCCACCACGGCAGGACCTGGGAATCGATGGAATCCTTGCTAAGCCCCCGTGGATCAAGCAGGCCTGGACCAAGCTCTGTCAATTAAGCAATTAACAGCGATCTGGAATGAAGATAGTGGATCagtggagggacaggaggggccAAATCACACAGCAGACCCCAGAGCCTTGCAGGGAGAGACCCCCACCCCATCCAGGACCCCCAAAGACTGAGGAGCCTCATCCCACACTCCCCCACGAAGGGaccccagggaaggcagcacTGCTCTGAGCCCCCTGAGGGAACCTCCCATCACAGTGTGGGGGTAAAAATCTGTGCAATTGATCTGCAGCCACCATGGCAGGACGTGGGAATCGATGGAATCCTTGCTAAACCCCCGTGGATCAAGCAGGCCTGGATCAAGCATCGATGCTCTGTCAATTAACCAATTAACGGCGATCTGGAATGAAGATAGTGGATCagtggagggacaggaggggccAAATCACACAGCAGACCCCAGAGCCTTGCAGGGAGAGACCCCACCCCATGCAGGACCCTCCCAGAACTGAGGAACCTCATCCCACCACTGGGATGAAGgatgctggcaggagctgtgctgtgcctcaCACACAGCCTGGAAAAATCCATATATCAAGGGACAGAGCTGAGCGTGGTGCCAAGGGAAGGAGGACGAGCTCCTGGCGTGCTCCATCTTGCCCCTGTGGAGCTGGGGCTCCCCAtgcctgctctggctgctcccaggaCTCGGCCCAGCAGGGAGGAGCCCCCCAACCTCGGGAAAAAAgctcccagagcctggggaaAGGGCAGCTTTCTCCACTGCCACACCTCAGTTGCCAACCGGTCGCTCCAGCTGGCCGGCTGTGACGTGGTGGCCCCTGGTGccaggctggaggcagctcccAGATGCTTCCAccagggaggagctgccacacagggctgggaggagctCCTGATGGCCGTGACTAGAGGCTCTAGATCGCCCTGAGTAGCCCCTGGATGACCATAAGTAGCCCCTGGATGACCATAAGTAGCCCCTGGATGACCCTAAGTAGCCCCTGGATGACCATAAGTAGCCCCTGGATGACCATAAGTAGCCCCTGGATGACCATAAGTAGACCCTGGATGACCATAGGTAGCCCCTGGATGACCCTAAGTAGCCCCTGGATGACCATAGGTAGCCCC
This region includes:
- the SLC50A1 gene encoding sugar transporter SWEET1 isoform X2; protein product: MVVSVLAGVCLAATLAMFATGLSDLRQMLATKSVENIQFLPFLTTDANNLSWLGYGCLKGDGTVITVNAIGAALQTLYILVYLYYSPAKRPVLLQVLLLLAVVVTGCGYFSMLVDAGTRLTRLGLFCSVFTISMYLSPLADLAKVVRSKSTRCLSFPLTVTTLVASSSWTLYGLQLHDPYITVPNVPGILTSLVRFWLFQRYRPEQGKPYIPLPA
- the SLC50A1 gene encoding sugar transporter SWEET1 isoform X3; the encoded protein is MVVSVLAGVCLAATLAMFATGFNLSWLGYGCLKGDGTVITVNAIGAALQTLYILVYLYYSPAKRPVLLQVLLLLAVVVTGCGYFSMLVDAGTRLTRLGLFCSVFTISMYLSPLADLAKVVRSKSTRCLSFPLTVTTLVASSSWTLYGLQLHDPYITVPNVPGILTSLVRFWLFQRYRPEQGKPYIPLPA
- the SLC50A1 gene encoding sugar transporter SWEET1 isoform X4, whose protein sequence is MVVSVLAGVCLAATLAMFATGLSDLRQMLATKSVENIQFLPFLTTDANNLSWLGYGCLKGDGTVITVNAIGAALQTLYILVYLYYSPAKAKVVRSKSTRCLSFPLTVTTLVASSSWTLYGLQLHDPYITVPNVPGILTSLVRFWLFQRYRPEQGKPYIPLPA
- the SLC50A1 gene encoding sugar transporter SWEET1 isoform X1; the encoded protein is MVVSVLAGVCLAATLAMFATGLSDLRQMLATKSVENIQFLPFLTTDANQVFVPHPCSNLSWLGYGCLKGDGTVITVNAIGAALQTLYILVYLYYSPAKRPVLLQVLLLLAVVVTGCGYFSMLVDAGTRLTRLGLFCSVFTISMYLSPLADLAKVVRSKSTRCLSFPLTVTTLVASSSWTLYGLQLHDPYITVPNVPGILTSLVRFWLFQRYRPEQGKPYIPLPA